Proteins from a genomic interval of Pseudomonas silesiensis:
- the trmJ gene encoding tRNA (cytosine(32)/uridine(32)-2'-O)-methyltransferase TrmJ encodes MLQNIRVVLVNTSHPGNIGGAARAMKNMGLSRLVLVEPRLFPHHEADARASGAGDILENAQVVATLEDALVGCTLVLGTSARDRRIPWPLLDPRECGTRVVEEAAQGTEIALVFGREDSGLTNDELQRCHYHVHIPSDPEFSSLNLGAAVQVLSYEVRMSWLAAQGQPSKVEKDEVASTKSGELATMDELERFYEHLEQTLVAIEFLDPEKPRHLMARLRRLYGRSSVSRAEMNILRGILTETQKAARGELLNRKD; translated from the coding sequence TTGCTGCAAAACATTCGTGTCGTCCTGGTCAATACCAGCCACCCCGGGAATATCGGCGGGGCTGCGCGTGCCATGAAGAACATGGGCCTGTCGCGGCTGGTACTGGTCGAACCGCGGTTGTTCCCGCACCACGAGGCCGATGCCCGTGCTTCCGGTGCCGGTGACATCCTTGAAAACGCGCAAGTCGTCGCCACCCTGGAAGATGCCCTGGTGGGCTGCACGCTGGTGTTGGGCACCAGCGCCCGCGATCGGCGGATTCCCTGGCCATTGCTCGATCCGCGCGAATGCGGGACGAGGGTGGTCGAGGAGGCCGCGCAAGGCACCGAGATTGCCCTGGTGTTCGGTCGTGAAGATTCCGGCTTGACCAATGACGAGCTGCAGCGATGTCATTATCACGTGCACATCCCCTCAGACCCCGAGTTCAGTTCGCTGAACCTGGGGGCGGCGGTGCAGGTGTTGAGTTATGAAGTGCGCATGTCCTGGCTCGCGGCTCAAGGCCAGCCGAGCAAGGTCGAGAAGGATGAAGTGGCGTCCACCAAAAGTGGTGAACTGGCGACCATGGATGAGCTGGAGCGATTCTATGAGCACCTGGAGCAGACCCTGGTGGCCATCGAATTCCTCGATCCGGAAAAACCGCGGCACTTGATGGCGCGCCTGCGCCGGTTGTACGGACGCAGCTCGGTCAGCCGGGCGGAAATGAATATATTGCGTGGCATCCTCACGGAAACCCAGAAAGCGGCCCGTGGCGAGCTTCTAAATCGGAAGGATTGA
- the secF gene encoding protein translocase subunit SecF, giving the protein MLRTINFMGVRNVAFGVTLLLTVLALFSWFSKGLNYGLDFTGGTLIELTYERPADVTKVREQLATSGYNDAIVQSFGATTDLLVRMPGEDPQLGHQVAEALQKAGGDNPAVVKRVEFVGPQVGEELRDQGGLGMLMALGGIMLYLAFRFQWKFAVGAIVSLIHDVVVTLGILSFFQITFDLTVLAAVLAIIGYSLNDTIVVFDRVRENFRVLRKATLIDNINISTTQTLLRTMATSISTLLAIGALLIFGGDNLWGFSIALFVGVMAGTYSSIYIANVVLIWLNLSTEDLIPPVATDKEIDDRP; this is encoded by the coding sequence ATGTTACGTACAATCAACTTCATGGGCGTTCGCAACGTTGCGTTCGGCGTCACATTGCTCCTTACGGTTCTGGCGTTGTTCAGCTGGTTCAGCAAGGGCCTGAACTACGGCCTGGACTTCACCGGCGGTACGCTCATCGAGCTGACCTACGAGCGTCCGGCCGATGTCACCAAGGTGCGTGAGCAGCTGGCGACGTCGGGTTACAACGACGCCATCGTGCAGAGCTTTGGCGCGACCACCGATCTGCTGGTGCGCATGCCTGGCGAAGACCCGCAACTGGGTCACCAGGTGGCTGAAGCCTTGCAGAAGGCCGGTGGCGACAACCCGGCCGTGGTCAAGCGCGTCGAATTCGTCGGCCCGCAGGTCGGTGAAGAGCTGCGCGACCAGGGCGGCCTCGGCATGCTGATGGCGCTGGGCGGCATCATGCTCTACCTGGCGTTCCGCTTTCAGTGGAAGTTTGCGGTCGGTGCCATCGTTTCGCTGATCCACGACGTGGTCGTGACCCTGGGGATCCTCTCGTTCTTCCAGATCACCTTCGATTTGACGGTGTTGGCCGCGGTATTGGCGATCATCGGTTACTCGTTGAACGACACCATCGTGGTATTCGACCGGGTTCGCGAGAACTTCCGGGTGCTGCGCAAGGCGACCCTGATCGACAACATCAACATCTCGACCACGCAAACCCTGCTGCGGACCATGGCCACTTCGATCTCCACCTTGCTGGCGATCGGCGCGCTGTTGATCTTCGGTGGCGACAACCTGTGGGGCTTCTCCATCGCGCTGTTCGTCGGGGTGATGGCGGGTACTTATTCGTCGATCTACATCGCCAACGTGGTGTTGATCTGGCTGAACCTGAGTACCGAAGACCTGATTCCGCCGGTAGCTACCGACAAGGAAATCGACGACCGTCCTTGA
- the iscU gene encoding Fe-S cluster assembly scaffold IscU: MAYSEKVIDHYENPRNVGKMDAEDPDVGTGMVGAPACGDVMRLQIKVNEAGIIEDAKFKTYGCGSAIASSSLATEWMKGKTLDEAETIKNTQLAEELALPPVKIHCSVLAEDAIKAAVRDYKQKKGLI, encoded by the coding sequence ATGGCTTACAGCGAAAAGGTCATCGACCACTACGAAAACCCGCGCAACGTCGGCAAGATGGACGCGGAAGATCCTGATGTCGGCACCGGCATGGTCGGCGCTCCGGCGTGCGGCGACGTGATGCGTCTGCAAATCAAGGTCAACGAAGCCGGCATCATCGAAGATGCCAAGTTCAAGACCTACGGTTGCGGTTCGGCCATCGCCTCCAGCTCCCTGGCGACCGAGTGGATGAAAGGCAAGACTCTGGATGAAGCAGAGACGATCAAGAACACTCAGCTGGCCGAAGAACTGGCCTTGCCGCCAGTGAAAATCCACTGCTCCGTACTTGCCGAAGACGCCATCAAGGCGGCCGTTCGCGACTACAAGCAGAAGAAAGGCTTGATCTGA
- the iscA gene encoding iron-sulfur cluster assembly protein IscA yields MAISMTEAAAQHVRRSLNGRGKGEGIRLGVRTTGCSGLAYVLEFVDEVVAEDQVFESHGEKVIIDPKSLAYLDGTELDFVKEGLNEGFKFNNPNVRGECGCGESFNI; encoded by the coding sequence ATGGCTATCAGCATGACAGAAGCGGCAGCTCAACACGTGCGACGCTCCCTCAACGGGCGCGGCAAAGGTGAAGGGATTCGTCTGGGTGTGCGCACCACAGGCTGTTCCGGCCTTGCCTACGTGCTGGAGTTCGTCGACGAGGTGGTTGCAGAGGACCAGGTGTTCGAAAGTCACGGCGAGAAAGTGATCATCGACCCGAAAAGCCTGGCCTACCTGGACGGCACCGAGCTCGATTTCGTCAAGGAAGGGTTGAACGAAGGCTTCAAGTTCAACAACCCCAACGTGCGCGGTGAATGTGGCTGCGGCGAAAGCTTCAATATCTGA
- the cysE gene encoding serine O-acetyltransferase produces MFERLREDIQSVFHRDPAARNAFEVLTCYPGMHAIWIHRLSAALWRAELKWLARLVSNFGRWLTGIEIHPGAKVGRRFFIDHGMGIVIGETAEIGDDVTLYQGVTLGGTSWNKGKRHPTLEDGVVVGAGAKVLGPFTVGAGAKVGSNAVVTKAVPAGATVVGIPGRIIVKSDEEQDAKRKAMAEKIGFDAYGVGEDMPDPVARAINQLLDHLQAVDGRLEGMCGALKDLGSNYCAKDLPELREEDFACVKDKDQSQAS; encoded by the coding sequence ATGTTCGAGCGTTTGCGTGAAGATATCCAGAGCGTTTTCCACCGAGACCCGGCGGCACGTAATGCCTTTGAAGTGCTGACCTGCTACCCCGGGATGCACGCGATCTGGATCCATCGGCTGTCGGCGGCCTTATGGCGCGCCGAGCTGAAATGGCTGGCGCGGCTGGTGTCGAACTTCGGTCGCTGGTTGACCGGGATCGAGATTCATCCGGGGGCCAAGGTGGGTCGACGGTTTTTCATTGACCATGGCATGGGCATTGTCATCGGTGAAACGGCCGAGATCGGCGACGACGTCACCCTTTATCAAGGTGTGACGCTCGGCGGCACCAGCTGGAATAAAGGCAAGCGTCACCCGACACTGGAAGATGGTGTGGTGGTCGGCGCGGGCGCCAAGGTGCTCGGCCCGTTCACGGTGGGGGCGGGGGCCAAGGTCGGTTCCAATGCCGTGGTGACCAAGGCGGTGCCTGCCGGGGCGACTGTGGTCGGCATTCCTGGGCGGATCATCGTCAAGTCCGACGAAGAGCAGGACGCCAAGCGCAAGGCCATGGCCGAGAAGATCGGTTTTGATGCCTATGGCGTCGGCGAAGACATGCCGGACCCGGTGGCGCGCGCCATCAACCAGTTGCTCGATCACCTGCAGGCAGTCGATGGGCGTCTGGAGGGGATGTGCGGGGCGTTGAAGGATCTGGGCAGTAATTACTGTGCCAAGGATCTGCCTGAGCTGCGCGAGGAGGATTTTGCGTGTGTGAAGGATAAGGATCAGAGTCAGGCCAGCTAG
- the secD gene encoding protein translocase subunit SecD, with translation MLNKYPLWKYILILAVLAIGLVYSAPNLYPDDPAIQISGASTSLQVTQADLDRVSAALKESGINVKAATLAENGKGGLLRLTKAEDQLPAKDVVRKALGDDYVVALNLAQTTPQWLRSLGAHPMKLGLDLSGGVHFLLEVDMDKALDARLKVYEGDVKSLLRKEKLRYRSLPQFEGSIQLGFTDEAAREQARTLIRKNFNDFDIVPADLNGQPVLRLAMTPAKLAEIREYSIKQNLTTVRNRVNELGVAEPIVQRQGANRIVVELPGVQDTAEAKRILGKTANLEFRLAAEPGASKATSESFEFREGNRPPAQIERGLIITGDQVTDAKAGFGEQGTPEVNIRLDGHGGELMSRATRSNVGRSMAVIFIEQRPVTTYVKQVVNGVEKDVPVQTFKEEKKIISLATIQSPLGAQFRITGLNGQGESSELALLLRAGGLAAPMYFAEERTIGPSLGADNIVKGVDASLWGMLFVSLFIIAIYRFFGIIATVALAVNMVLLLALMSLLGATLTLPGIAGIVLTMGMAVDANVLIFSRIREEIAAGMTVQRAINEGFGRAFTAILDSNLTTLLVGGILFAMGTGPVKGFAVTMSLGIFTSMFTAIMVTRAMVNLIFGGRDFKKLWI, from the coding sequence ATGCTGAACAAATACCCTCTGTGGAAATACATTCTGATCCTGGCGGTGCTGGCGATCGGTCTGGTGTATTCCGCTCCCAATTTATACCCTGATGACCCGGCTATTCAGATCAGCGGTGCAAGCACTTCGCTGCAGGTCACTCAGGCTGATCTGGATCGCGTGAGCGCAGCGCTCAAGGAATCCGGGATCAACGTCAAGGCGGCCACGCTGGCGGAAAACGGCAAGGGCGGTCTGCTGCGCCTGACCAAGGCTGAAGACCAGTTGCCGGCCAAGGACGTTGTGCGCAAGGCATTGGGTGATGACTATGTCGTTGCACTGAACCTGGCGCAAACCACCCCGCAATGGCTGCGCAGCCTTGGCGCGCACCCGATGAAGCTGGGTCTGGACTTGTCCGGTGGTGTGCACTTCCTGCTGGAAGTGGACATGGACAAAGCCCTCGATGCACGCCTGAAAGTCTACGAAGGCGACGTCAAGAGCCTGTTGCGTAAAGAGAAACTGCGCTATCGCAGCCTGCCGCAATTCGAAGGTTCCATTCAGCTGGGCTTCACCGATGAAGCCGCCCGCGAGCAAGCCCGCACCCTGATTCGCAAGAACTTCAACGATTTCGACATTGTTCCGGCCGACCTCAATGGCCAGCCGGTGCTGCGTCTGGCGATGACCCCGGCCAAGCTGGCGGAAATCCGCGAATACTCCATCAAGCAGAACTTGACCACGGTCCGTAACCGCGTCAACGAGCTGGGTGTTGCCGAGCCTATCGTTCAGCGCCAGGGCGCCAACCGCATCGTGGTTGAGCTGCCGGGCGTGCAGGACACCGCAGAAGCCAAGCGTATCCTCGGCAAGACGGCCAACCTCGAGTTCCGCCTGGCCGCCGAGCCGGGTGCTTCGAAAGCCACTTCCGAGTCCTTCGAGTTCCGCGAAGGCAATCGTCCTCCGGCGCAGATCGAGCGTGGCCTGATCATCACCGGTGACCAGGTGACCGACGCCAAGGCTGGTTTCGGCGAGCAGGGCACGCCGGAAGTGAACATCCGCCTGGATGGCCATGGTGGCGAGCTGATGAGTCGCGCGACTCGCAGCAACGTCGGTCGCAGCATGGCGGTGATCTTCATCGAGCAGCGCCCGGTGACCACTTACGTCAAACAAGTGGTCAACGGCGTCGAAAAAGACGTACCGGTTCAGACGTTCAAGGAAGAGAAGAAGATCATCAGCCTGGCGACCATTCAGTCGCCCCTGGGTGCTCAATTCCGTATCACCGGCCTGAACGGCCAGGGCGAGTCGTCCGAGCTGGCGCTGCTGCTGCGTGCCGGCGGTCTGGCGGCGCCGATGTACTTCGCTGAAGAGCGCACCATTGGCCCGAGCCTGGGTGCCGACAACATCGTCAAGGGCGTGGATGCATCGCTGTGGGGCATGCTGTTCGTCTCGCTGTTCATCATCGCCATCTACCGCTTCTTCGGCATCATCGCCACCGTCGCGCTGGCGGTGAACATGGTGTTGCTGCTGGCCTTGATGTCGCTGCTGGGTGCCACGCTGACCCTGCCGGGTATTGCCGGTATCGTCTTGACCATGGGCATGGCGGTCGACGCCAACGTGCTGATCTTCTCGCGGATACGCGAAGAGATTGCCGCGGGCATGACCGTGCAACGGGCAATCAACGAAGGCTTCGGCCGGGCTTTCACCGCGATTCTCGACTCCAACCTGACCACCTTGCTGGTCGGCGGGATTCTCTTCGCCATGGGCACAGGCCCGGTGAAGGGCTTCGCAGTGACCATGTCCCTCGGGATCTTTACCTCGATGTTCACGGCCATCATGGTGACCCGCGCGATGGTCAACCTGATCTTCGGCGGTCGTGACTTCAAGAAGTTGTGGATTTAA
- the hscB gene encoding co-chaperone HscB, translated as MGTPCHYALFELQPSFNLDLDQLATRYRELARGVHPDRFADASEREQRLALEQSASLNEAYQTLKSPPKRARYLLALNGGELPLEVTVHDPEFLLQQMELREELEDLQDSADMAGIAAFKRRLKTAQDELNQSFAACWDDAVQREQAERLMRRMQFLDKLTYEVRQLEERLDD; from the coding sequence GTGGGTACTCCTTGTCATTACGCTTTATTTGAGCTGCAGCCGAGTTTCAATCTGGACCTCGACCAGCTGGCCACGCGCTACCGTGAGTTGGCGCGCGGTGTTCATCCAGACCGCTTTGCCGACGCTTCCGAGCGAGAGCAGCGGCTGGCGCTAGAGCAATCCGCGAGCCTCAACGAGGCCTACCAGACGCTCAAGAGTCCCCCCAAGCGCGCGCGTTACCTGCTCGCCTTGAATGGTGGCGAGTTGCCGCTGGAGGTCACGGTGCATGACCCGGAGTTCCTGTTGCAGCAGATGGAACTTCGCGAAGAGCTCGAAGACCTGCAAGACAGCGCCGACATGGCCGGTATTGCAGCGTTCAAGCGTCGCCTGAAAACCGCTCAGGATGAACTGAACCAAAGCTTCGCAGCCTGTTGGGATGATGCAGTGCAGCGTGAACAGGCCGAACGCCTGATGCGACGCATGCAGTTCCTCGACAAGCTCACCTACGAAGTGCGCCAGTTAGAAGAGCGCCTCGACGATTAA
- the suhB gene encoding inositol-phosphate phosphatase translates to MQPMLNIALRAARSASELIFRSIERLDTIKVDEKDAKDYVSEVDRAAEQKIIDALRKAYPNHSIMGEETGMHAGNGIEGEEYLWIIDPLDGTTNFLRGIPHFAVSIACKYRGRLEHAVVLDPVRQEEFTASRGRGAQLNGRRLRVSGRTSLDGALLGTGFPFRDDQMDNLDNYLGMFRALVGQTAGIRRAGSASLDLAYVAAGRFDAFWESGLSEWDMAAGALLIQEAGGLVSDFTGGHDFLEKGHIVAGNTKCFKAVLTAIQPHLPASLKR, encoded by the coding sequence ATGCAGCCCATGCTGAATATCGCGCTGCGCGCCGCCCGCAGCGCCAGTGAATTGATCTTCCGCTCCATCGAGCGCCTGGATACCATCAAGGTCGACGAAAAAGACGCCAAGGATTACGTATCCGAGGTGGATCGCGCCGCCGAGCAGAAAATCATCGACGCGCTGCGCAAGGCCTACCCGAACCACTCGATCATGGGTGAAGAAACCGGCATGCACGCCGGCAACGGGATCGAAGGCGAAGAATACCTGTGGATCATCGATCCGCTGGACGGCACCACCAACTTCCTGCGCGGCATTCCTCACTTCGCGGTCAGCATCGCTTGCAAATACCGCGGTCGCCTGGAGCACGCAGTGGTTCTGGACCCGGTTCGCCAGGAAGAATTCACCGCCAGCCGTGGTCGCGGCGCTCAACTGAACGGTCGTCGCCTGCGCGTCAGCGGTCGCACCAGCCTGGACGGCGCCCTGCTGGGTACCGGCTTCCCGTTCCGTGACGACCAGATGGACAACCTCGACAACTACCTGGGCATGTTCCGCGCCTTGGTGGGCCAGACCGCCGGCATCCGCCGCGCCGGTTCGGCGAGCCTGGACCTGGCCTACGTGGCTGCCGGCCGTTTCGATGCATTCTGGGAGTCGGGCCTGTCCGAGTGGGACATGGCCGCAGGCGCCCTGCTGATCCAGGAAGCAGGCGGCTTGGTGAGCGATTTCACCGGCGGTCACGACTTCCTTGAGAAAGGCCATATCGTTGCTGGTAACACCAAGTGCTTCAAGGCAGTGCTGACGGCGATCCAGCCGCACCTGCCGGCCTCGCTGAAGCGCTAA
- the yajC gene encoding preprotein translocase subunit YajC, translated as MSFFISNAMADAAAPAAGPMGGGFEWIFLVGFLVIFYLMIWRPQAKRAKEQKNLLSSLQKGDEVVTTGGIAGKITKVADDFVVLEVSDTVEMKFQKGAIAATLPKGTLKAI; from the coding sequence ATGAGCTTTTTTATCTCTAACGCCATGGCTGATGCTGCTGCACCTGCTGCAGGCCCTATGGGCGGCGGCTTTGAGTGGATTTTCCTGGTCGGTTTCCTGGTCATCTTCTACCTGATGATCTGGCGTCCACAGGCCAAGCGCGCCAAAGAGCAGAAAAACCTGCTGAGCAGCCTGCAAAAAGGCGACGAAGTGGTGACCACCGGTGGTATCGCCGGCAAGATCACCAAAGTGGCCGACGACTTCGTGGTTCTGGAAGTTTCCGACACCGTCGAAATGAAATTCCAGAAAGGCGCCATCGCCGCCACGCTGCCAAAAGGCACGCTCAAAGCGATCTAA
- a CDS encoding IscS subfamily cysteine desulfurase, whose amino-acid sequence MKLPIYLDYSATTPVDPRVAQKMSECLLVDGNFGNPASRSHVFGWKAEESVENARRQVADLVNADPREIVWTSGATESDNLAIKGAAHFYATKGKHLITTKIEHKAVLDTMRQLEREGFEVTYLEPRTDGLVTPEMVEAALRDDTILVSIMHVNNEIGTINDIAAIGELLRSKGILFHVDAAQSTGKVEIDLQKLKVDMMSFSAHKTYGPKGIGALYVSRKPRVRIEATMHGGGHERGMRSGTLATHQIVGMGEAFRVAKEDMAAENVRIKALSDRFFKQVEDLEELYVNGSMTARVPHNLNLSFNYVEGESLIMALKDLAVSSGSACTSASLEPSYVLRALGRNDELAHSSIRFTFGRFTTEEEIDYAAQKVCEAVTKLRTLSPLWDMYKDGVDISKIEWAAH is encoded by the coding sequence ATGAAATTGCCGATTTACCTTGATTACTCTGCGACCACCCCGGTTGATCCGCGTGTCGCGCAAAAGATGAGTGAATGCCTGCTGGTCGACGGAAACTTCGGTAACCCGGCGTCCCGTTCCCACGTGTTCGGCTGGAAAGCTGAAGAGTCCGTCGAAAACGCCCGTCGCCAGGTCGCTGACCTGGTCAATGCCGACCCGCGTGAAATCGTCTGGACCTCCGGTGCCACCGAATCCGACAACCTGGCAATCAAGGGTGCGGCACATTTCTATGCCACCAAAGGCAAGCACCTGATCACCACCAAGATCGAGCACAAGGCTGTCCTGGACACCATGCGCCAACTGGAGCGTGAAGGTTTCGAAGTGACCTACCTCGAGCCTCGCACCGATGGTCTGGTTACGCCTGAGATGGTCGAAGCCGCCCTGCGCGACGACACCATCCTGGTTTCGATCATGCATGTGAACAACGAAATCGGCACCATCAACGACATCGCCGCCATCGGCGAGTTGCTCCGTTCCAAGGGCATTCTGTTCCACGTCGACGCTGCTCAGTCCACCGGCAAGGTCGAGATCGACCTGCAGAAACTGAAAGTCGACATGATGTCGTTCTCTGCCCACAAGACCTACGGTCCCAAAGGCATCGGCGCGCTGTACGTCAGCCGCAAGCCGCGTGTTCGCATCGAAGCGACCATGCACGGCGGCGGTCACGAACGTGGCATGCGTTCCGGCACCCTGGCGACCCACCAGATCGTCGGCATGGGCGAAGCCTTCCGTGTAGCCAAGGAAGACATGGCTGCCGAGAACGTGCGCATCAAAGCCCTGAGCGACCGTTTCTTCAAGCAGGTCGAAGACCTGGAAGAGCTGTACGTCAACGGCAGCATGACCGCCCGCGTCCCGCACAACCTGAACCTGAGCTTCAACTACGTCGAAGGCGAGTCGCTGATCATGGCGCTCAAGGATCTGGCGGTTTCGTCCGGTTCGGCCTGCACCTCGGCGTCCCTTGAGCCTTCGTACGTACTGCGCGCCCTGGGCCGCAACGACGAACTGGCACACAGCTCGATTCGCTTCACCTTCGGCCGTTTCACCACCGAAGAAGAAATCGACTACGCCGCGCAGAAAGTCTGCGAGGCCGTTACCAAGCTGCGCACCTTGTCGCCGCTGTGGGACATGTACAAAGACGGTGTCGACATTTCGAAAATCGAGTGGGCGGCACACTGA
- the tgt gene encoding tRNA guanosine(34) transglycosylase Tgt: MSFELLATDGKARRGRLTFPRGTVETPAFMPVGTYGTVKGMLPRDITATGAEIILGNTFHLWLRPGTEVIKKHGDLHDFMQWKGPILTDSGGFQVFSLGAMRKIKEEGVTFASPVDGAKVFMGPEESMQVQRDLGSDIVMIFDECTPYPADEDVARVSMELSLRWAKRSKEAHGDNTAALFGIVQGGMHQDLRMRSLEGLDQIGFDGLAIGGLSVGEPKHEMIKVLDYLPGQMPADKPRYLMGVGKPEDLVEGVRRGVDMFDCVMPTRNARNGHLFIDTGVLKIRNAFHRHDDSPLDPTCDCYTCQNFSRAYLHHLDKCGEMLGSMLNTIHNLRHYQVLMAGLREAIQQGTLAAFVDAFYAKRGLPVPPLD; the protein is encoded by the coding sequence ATGTCGTTTGAACTGCTGGCCACCGACGGCAAGGCGCGTCGCGGTCGTTTGACCTTCCCGCGCGGTACCGTCGAGACCCCTGCCTTCATGCCCGTGGGCACCTACGGTACGGTCAAGGGCATGCTGCCGCGGGATATCACCGCAACCGGCGCGGAGATCATTCTGGGCAACACCTTCCACTTGTGGCTGCGTCCTGGCACCGAAGTGATCAAGAAGCACGGCGACCTGCACGATTTCATGCAGTGGAAAGGCCCGATTCTGACGGACTCCGGCGGTTTCCAGGTGTTCAGCTTGGGGGCGATGCGCAAGATCAAGGAGGAGGGCGTGACCTTCGCTTCTCCGGTCGATGGCGCCAAGGTGTTCATGGGCCCGGAAGAGTCGATGCAGGTCCAGCGTGACCTGGGCTCGGACATCGTGATGATTTTCGACGAATGCACGCCGTACCCGGCCGACGAAGATGTCGCGCGGGTGTCGATGGAGCTGTCGTTGCGTTGGGCCAAGCGTTCGAAAGAGGCCCATGGCGACAACACGGCGGCGCTGTTCGGCATCGTGCAGGGCGGCATGCACCAGGATTTGCGCATGCGCTCCCTGGAAGGCCTCGACCAGATCGGCTTCGATGGCCTGGCCATCGGCGGTCTGTCGGTGGGCGAGCCCAAGCACGAGATGATCAAGGTGCTGGATTACCTGCCGGGCCAGATGCCGGCTGACAAACCTCGTTACCTTATGGGCGTTGGCAAACCGGAAGATCTCGTGGAGGGTGTGCGCCGCGGTGTGGACATGTTCGATTGCGTGATGCCAACCCGTAATGCCCGCAATGGGCATCTGTTCATTGATACAGGCGTGCTGAAGATCCGTAACGCGTTCCATCGCCATGATGATTCGCCACTGGATCCAACCTGCGATTGCTACACCTGCCAGAACTTCTCCCGTGCTTATCTGCACCATCTGGACAAGTGCGGCGAAATGCTGGGTAGCATGTTGAATACCATCCACAATTTGCGCCATTACCAGGTGCTTATGGCTGGTTTGCGCGAGGCTATTCAACAGGGTACATTGGCCGCCTTTGTCGATGCCTTCTACGCCAAACGCGGACTTCCCGTTCCGCCTTTGGACTGA
- the iscR gene encoding Fe-S cluster assembly transcriptional regulator IscR: MRLTTKGRYAVTAMLDLALHAQHGPVSLADISERQGISLSYLEQLFAKLRRSNLVSSVRGPGGGYQLSRDMQGIQVAQVIDAVNESVDATKCQGQGDCHHGDTCLTHHLWCDLSLQIHEFLSGISLADLVTRREVQEVAQRQDQRRCNSKVPRLDKIEASAVE, translated from the coding sequence ATGCGACTGACTACAAAAGGCCGATACGCCGTGACCGCCATGCTTGACCTGGCGTTGCACGCGCAGCACGGGCCGGTGTCCCTGGCCGATATCTCCGAGCGCCAAGGCATCTCCCTGTCCTACCTCGAGCAGCTGTTTGCCAAGCTGCGTCGCAGCAACCTGGTCTCCAGCGTCCGCGGTCCGGGCGGCGGCTACCAGCTGTCGCGCGACATGCAGGGCATCCAGGTCGCCCAGGTGATCGATGCGGTGAACGAATCGGTCGATGCCACCAAGTGCCAGGGCCAGGGCGATTGCCATCACGGCGATACCTGCCTGACCCACCATTTGTGGTGCGACCTGAGCCTGCAGATTCACGAATTTCTGAGCGGTATCAGCTTGGCTGACCTTGTCACTCGCCGTGAGGTACAAGAAGTAGCCCAGCGTCAGGATCAGCGCCGTTGCAACAGCAAGGTGCCACGCCTGGACAAGATTGAAGCGTCCGCCGTCGAATGA
- a CDS encoding glycine zipper 2TM domain-containing protein, with protein MNKSMLVGAVLGAVGVTAGGAVATYKLVKSGPEYAQVLAVEPVKTQIKTPREVCKDVAVTRQAPVKDQHQILGTAIGAVAGGLLGNQVGGGTGKKIATVAGAVGGGYAGNKVQEGMQNRDTYTTTQTRCNTVNDISDKVVGYDVRYSLDGKEGKVRMDRDPGNQIPVDKEGKLILSQNEPAQ; from the coding sequence GTGAACAAGTCGATGCTGGTTGGTGCGGTATTGGGTGCTGTCGGTGTGACTGCCGGGGGTGCTGTGGCCACCTACAAGCTGGTTAAAAGCGGCCCTGAATATGCGCAAGTACTGGCCGTTGAACCGGTCAAGACACAAATCAAGACGCCACGTGAAGTTTGCAAGGATGTAGCGGTGACCCGGCAGGCGCCGGTCAAAGATCAACACCAGATTCTCGGTACCGCCATCGGTGCCGTTGCGGGTGGTTTGCTCGGTAACCAGGTCGGCGGCGGCACGGGCAAGAAAATTGCCACGGTGGCCGGTGCGGTCGGTGGCGGTTACGCGGGCAACAAGGTGCAGGAAGGTATGCAGAATCGCGATACCTACACCACGACCCAGACCCGCTGTAACACGGTGAATGACATCAGTGACAAGGTCGTAGGGTACGACGTGCGTTATTCGCTGGATGGCAAGGAAGGTAAAGTGCGGATGGATCGGGATCCGGGTAATCAGATTCCGGTGGACAAGGAAGGCAAGTTGATCCTGTCGCAGAATGAGCCGGCTCAGTAA